The sequence cctcccctcaccgCCATGTCCTCCCACCTCAACCCGCCTCTTCTCATCCTCCCcgtcctcctccttctgctcctctCCCTGTCCatcccctccacctccacctctccttcctcctcctcctcctcctccctcctctccttctccccacCGGAAGGAGGTCTCACACATTTGGTGGTCCACAACAAAACTGGCGAGGTCTACCTGGGCGCTGTCAACTGGATCTACAAGCTGTCCAGAAACCTCACCAAGCTACGAAGCCACGTTACTGGCCCTGTCACGGACAACCCTCGCTGTTACCCTCCGCCCGGTGTCCAGTCCTGCCCCCATGAGTTGGTGCAGACCTCCAATGTCAATAAACTCCTGCTACTTGACGCTTCCCACAACCGCTTAATTGCCTGTGGGAGCACTTCCCAGGGAATATGCCAGTTCCTGCGTCTGGATGATTTGTTTAAGCTCGGCGAGCCCCACCATCGTAAAGAGCATTATCTATCCAGTGTCGCCGAAGCAGGCACCATGTCAGGTGTCGTGATCTCCCCGGATCTTTTTGGCGGCGGCGGGAAACTTTTTGTCGGCACTCCTATCGATGGGAAATCAGAGTACTTCCCGACACTGTCAAGCCGCAAGTTAATGTCCAACGAGGAGAACGCAGACATGTTCAGCTTCGTCTACCAGGACGAGTTTGTCTCCTCGCAGCTCAAGATTCCCTCAGACACACTGTCCAAGTTTCCGGCATTTGACATCTACTATATCTACGGCTTCAACAGCGAGCAGTTTGTGTATTACCTCACCTTACAGCTCGACACCCAGCTTACCTCGCCAGATGCAAGCAGCGAACAGTTCTTCACCTCCAAAATCGTCCGCCTATGCGTCGACGATCCTAAGTTCTACTCCTACGTTGAGTTCCCCATCGGCTGCACCAAGGACGGAGTGGAGTATCGCTTGGTTCAGGATGCTTATTTGGCCCGACCAGGGACCCGTTTGGCGCGTTCGCTTGGTATTCCAGAGCATGAGGAGGTTCTGTTTACTGTATTTGCCCAGGGACAGAAGAACAGAGCCAAGCCGCCCAAGGAGTCGGCTTTGTGTCTGTTCACAATGAGACGGATAAAGGAGAAGATTAAAGAGAGGATTCAGTCGTGCtacagaggagaggggaaacTCTCCCTGCCATGGCTGCTTAACAAGGAGTTGGCCTGCATCAACTCGGTGAGTGTTCGTGACTCTTTGttttgtgattatgattttattatccagagtaaccaattaaaatgataaaataatccTGATTGTGTACAAACGTATGGTTCGCACGTGTTCATTTACAGTTGAAAGCACACAAAAGGCCAGTTTTTTGTACAGTTTCTAGTTCCTGGAATAATGGGTCTATTAGtgggtttgtgtttttgcattaGTTTCTACTTCAGCTGAATAGACGTTGGACAGCCTATCCCTACTTTGAACCTTGCCAAAAGCATTTTAGTGGTCATGGTTTTAGGGTGTGTTCAAACTAAGCATGTTGTGAAAGGTCATGTCCAGCTCTGAAACACGTTCTCGAttaattcagtttgtttgtccAGGTGAGCCGTTTGCTGTCAGGTGGCTCCAAGTAATTACCCTGTGATGCCTGTAGATGCAAATATCTGCTGAGAACTGCTGAACAATTTCTTTTTAGTGAGGACAGAATGGATGCCAGACTTTTGGAAACCCCCTGAAAAGACAAGGGTTGGAGCAAAGACCAACACTGGCCTAATGTTTAGCTAAAATTTCCAGAACTTGAGTACATTTCGCCCCCGTACTCTGTCCACCACCCCACACACAATGCCAATATCTCTATCATGGCAGGTCACCAAAACTTTTTGTGCAATTCAAAGCTGTTTGTGCATCCATTTGAGTGTCCCTAGTTGTCCTATAAGTGGAAAGTATGAATTTCAACAAACttcaaaatgcaacaaagtaaTATTTTCCATTCTGGTTTGgaccaaagcaaacaaactgtaGGTGTGATTGCACATTTAGTGCCCCGTGttataaatgctgtttcagtGGCTTTTCCAATCCAGCATTATAGCACTAAGAGAGTACGTGGGCAGcaaattaagtacatttaccaTGATCTCCTTAAGAGAGCGGCTATATTTATTATCAGGGTATGTTGAAAACATGCATGACTGGATAGTAATTAACTGAAGGGTTCATTTCTGTAGTGTACCTGCAATATAGTAGCCGATATTTTCTCAAGGCTTAGAAATCCTTCATTCGTCAACTTTTTTCACCCCCTTTTCAATGTTTTGAGCCGGCATTGAATAACAAAGTGAAAGAACGAAACAGATTTACTTCTGATTGTCAAATACTGCAGGACAGGACATGACAGGGAGGACAGCTGTCTCTCTGAGCTCCTGTCTATTAAGTGGGAATAATTCAGACTGTCCACAAATTGGGGTTGGCTTGTCTTTCCTTTTCCTAATAGACGAGCTGCCCTACGGGTGCCTGAAAGacataagtgtgtgtatgtgtgtctcacCTGCTCCCATCACccacatgtcacacacacacacacacacacacacacagctccataTCCTCATGAATAATTCACCTGGTCTCACCTTCTGTTATTCAGTCGGTGCTCCATAACAACCTGCCATAAATCTCTGGActtctctccacctctctgtctccatctcctctttctgtctctgctatTCCATCCCCTCTTTCTTTATCCATGTCTTTCACTCTATCCCCAGCATTTGCATAAAGAGTTCTTTCATTTCGCTAACCCCATTCTccctctgcttcttcttttatcttccttttttccccctctgctTCTGTCTATTTCCTACCTCCGAATTCATCTTGACCTCTTCTCCATCTTTAGTATTTTAACCTTTAACCCCCCTCATTTTTTTACAATCTTGTTCCTCTTCTTCCGCTTTACCCTCTTCACTCttgtccttctctctctctcagtccctTGCTCTTTCACCATCTCTCTCTGCCCTCTCCTTGACTTTCCACTGAGTGATGAGCTATAGAGTGACTTAGTGTGTAAAGCCAGCGCCTGGATGTGATCTGAAAATACAATGTGGAGGGAACAGACGATGCAATGAAAGAGGGCAGCAGAGTGACGGGGAATGAAAGGAAGTTGGGAGGGAGGGATATCGgggcagaggagagaaggatTGCAGAATTATTGTTGAGATGGGGCAGAAAGATAGGatgagagaaggaaggaagtgTGAGAGAGTACTGGAAAGGTACTGGAAGGGCAGAGATATGCTGAAAATAACGCCtgaacagacaggaagagagagggagatgtagGGAGGAAGGAGATGGAGGAGCAATGGACAGTATATTTAATAGATGAAAAAACAATAAGATCAACAGATGTCTGACAAAAAAGATtaacttttttgtttcatttaagcCTCTGAGACAATCCTCTCAGATTTACTCAATTTTACTAGTTTTACTATTTACTAGTTTAATAATGGTAGATAATGGACCATCTTTGTCGATTTGCTTATTTCATGCAGTGTATTAAACACCATCGGCccacttctaaaaaaaaaaaaaaggggggggggagttaGAATGAGCTAGCAGGTTGATTTTTGTGCCATATGGCAGCTGTAGAGATCAGACCTGTGACTGTTCTATTAATGGATAGATCACATGTTTTTTTGGTGGTATCGACACCCATATGTTTCAACAACCTTTGGTCCAGGCCCTCCCACTTGTATCCCACCGcacaatgtgttttcatgtgctgAACATAAGAAAGTTTACTGTCTATGTTTAGCTAGACaatgagaaaactgattttaaataaCCCAAGCTCATTAAGCGTGTTCTTGCTATATTTACCAATCTAATTTCCTTTCCAAAAGTGTCACGGCTCACGCAAGACAATAACAGCATTACATCTTTGTCACATGCCCGCCGGTGCTGTGCGAGCGCCATGTGGCCTTGTAGTCTaaagtgtactgtatatgcatgcaATTATGCTAATGAGCATACAGTTACATGATTGTCCTTTATGGCCATCTGTCGTTCTGCCTGCGATCGATCAAGGTCGTGTCAGCGGCGCTCGCTCCGGGACGCCACCGTGATGAATTTATCATGTCCTCGTACAGGCGTGTTCAGTGTTTCCTGACGAGAACGGTGACAGCTCGTTGCCTGCACGCCGGCGTCAGGTGGAAACTTTCATACGGGCTCATTTCAAGAGACAAGGTCGGGTCAGTCAGTCAACACTCTGACACTCCTCTCTACCTGGAAGCTATCAAACATCACAATGAGCAACACTTTAGAAAATCATTTTCTAAAAACGACCTCATATGAAGCTCTAGATAAAATCTTTAGTCTGGCAAATTCTTTTACCTTACTTATAAACTATTATCATTGTCATTGACCACTTGTAACAGGATTTTACTGCGCAGCTACTACAAGGCGGGACTTTATGATTTGAATTAAGTTGTTGAGAGTCTCTATGGTGTCATCTATGCTGTGTGTTGAGATTTGGCTCTCCTGTTTAAGCACACAGTATATGTGGGAACTGTAGACTGTATTTCAAGTGAAACATACAAAACACCAGCGCTACATGGCCGGTGCAGCACAGTGAACATATTGTATGAGGGGAAATGGATAGAAAAACTGTGATTGAGGTGAAAGAGGGGAGAAATAAGATACTGCAAGAagagagatggacagacagatgagtGAAGGTTTGACTAAAAGCAAAAAAGTGTTATCTGTGCTCTGTATGTGTTACTTAATACCCAGCATGAAAGTAGCTGTTAAAACCTGACTGACAGTTTGTTTCAAAAATCATACACCTTCTTCTTAGAGATATAACTCAATCAAAGGGAAGTAATAGTAGTGTATTTCAGATTTCCATTGTATATAAATATCTATAAATCTGCTTAGAAGTCATAAAAAAGAGACTTTAAGTCATGATTTTCTTCAGTATAAGTAATGAATCCAGGTGATTTTGTCTGTACAGCCATAGTTATAGTACAAACACACCTTTAATGGTGGATATTTgcttaaatgtaaagaaatataGGCCAATACAGGGCTTGTATATAGACTGAAAACCAAGCAAGAACAGCCGGGTTAATCCAGGTGAATTTATCTGCATTCACAGCCAACTTCAAAAACTCATATACATTTACGTCTTCACAGCCCaattgcatatttttacacGTCATCTTATCAAGTAATTAAAACCGACAGCAAACATCTCCCCTCATACTCCTCACGATCGTTTTTTTTCATAAGCGTCAGAGCTGCTATAAGGAAAGTTAACAGGTTTAGTTTATACTCTTTACTATTAATGTGTCCAAATGTAAATGTGATcccctctaaagctcactgcaCTCAaccaaagacaaacagacagtaaGGTTGCACACCAGAATGAATATTTTATAGAAATATTTGTAATCAATTTAGATCACTTTGTAGCGATCTTGTTTCACTGCAATATTAAAGAGTCTTTTCCTGTGGATCATAGTCAAAACAGCCACATTAAATAAACTCCCGAGGTGGgtgaatatgttttatatgcaCTGTGCCAAGTTGATACACTTGTGATGGTGCTTTCACTTCAAAGAATCTTTTTTAGTAAGTTTTAAGTATATCGGTGTTCACTTGCTGTGTCTTGAACTCACAGGTCTCAATCAGCAATTTCTCTGAAAGATCTGTTGCTCATTAGTGTGTAGATTTGACACACAATGCATGATGTCAAGCTAAGCTCCAAACATTCAAACCCAGTAAGGTTTAACATAATATGACAAGGAGAAAACATCATTATTAATTGACATAATACACCGATCTTCCCCTGTTGTGATAGATTCAGGAGACTGCAttcactcttttcttttctctttccaaaACTCTGACATAGATCTTACAGTCATATTACTTGTGAGTTGTCTcaagtacattttctttctccctcccacTCCCCAATTCCACACCATGATGGGTGTGGTTCAAACCGCAGGTCTCTCCCTGTGCATCTTTATGTTCCCTCATTATCGGGGAGAGGCCAGCGTTGGTCTTGTGGGAATTAAACTGAGTGGTGGGTGACCTTCGCCGGCTGTGGGCTACCGTCCAGCTCCACAGCTCTGTAAGCAGGCCGACCCAGCAACGCTACAGCCTCAGCATGACTAATGAGACTGattcagacacagagagagagatactatcctctgtgtgtgtgtgtatacgtgtgtgtgtttaggacTCACTTTATCTCCCTCTTGCTGCATCTCTCCCGCTATGTATACTTCTCTGAGTGctcatttgtgtatgtgtgtgtgtgtgtgtgtgtgtgtgtgcccaccTCTTATCCTGGCCTTAAAAGAAGAGGAACAAAACAatgctgaaaacaaacagaggGAAATAGGCTGATAATAAGAAGAGCGTGCGTGTATGTGCACGTGAGTCCGCATTGTCTGCAAAAACAGAAGGTGGACGTGAGAGGGAAAACTGCCTGCAATAACAGAGACCAAGAAGACTCTACTATTGCTGttgccttctctctctctctctctctccctccctctctctcttctctttctctctctctcgcttacTCTGTCTCTATTTTTCTCAGAGCATAATagtgtttattcatatttatcagTGCTGATCACTGCTGGCCAGGATTATAGTCTATTTCTGTGGCATTTTGTATTCTGTCTTCCAGGCGGCtgatgacgtgtgtgtgtgtgtgtgtgtgtgtgtgtgtgtgtgtgtgtgtgtgtgtgtgtgtgtgtttatttgtgtctgtTCATTGCTTcatcctctctctatctctctattgTATCCTCAGTCTCATTACTGATAGCTTTAGCCTCAGAGGATGGATCACCCACATTGCATCACGCCTTGGGCCCTGCTGGGTGGGGAATATCAAGGCCTCAGTAGCTGCGTTTACATCATGCATGCTAATATTCTCTTGATATTCATTGTAGCAAAGTTATGTTCATGGGGTGAcgccatagactgtaaaaaaatacagaCGTAGCCAACGTGACGTCACCaactggtttctgaagagctgtttggaagctcaaagtgggcgcCTAATCCCCGGCgaatccaaaatgggcaaagagcTGAGGTCTGATCGCTGAAACGAGCCAACTAGCGGCTAGTGACCTATCActcagcttaataaaatttaaacggatgaatcataaaaaaattcaccccccgtacagttgtcatgaacggggaaattagctatagagaccaaaactgctgtaaacatgtttatttctgctttaaagttggacattttaacatgggggtcaatggggattgactcgcttttggagcctcaagtggccatttgaagaactgcagtttttggcacttctgcattggcttcaattttcagccccggaggttgctgcttggatGATGCATGTAAACACCACGTCTTGTTTACACTGACTTTAAATAAGCTCATACTACAGCTACTAGAGGCATGTATAAGGGATTATGACATATTCCCATATTATCTGCAATactgacttttttttgcagaaCTATGGGTGTTTATAGAGCAGCAAAGTGGGAGAATCTATTTCAGTCATTTAGGCTATCGGAAGTAAAAGTCTTATCAGGAAGGACGATGTTTTATGACTTGGTTTTGGAGCACTTCCAGTTGGCCTGGATGAGCGTGAATCTGccctggttgaatca is a genomic window of Thunnus maccoyii chromosome 4, fThuMac1.1, whole genome shotgun sequence containing:
- the LOC121895327 gene encoding plexin-A1-like isoform X5, whose protein sequence is MSSHLNPPLLILPVLLLLLLSLSIPSTSTSPSSSSSSSLLSFSPPEGGLTHLVVHNKTGEVYLGAVNWIYKLSRNLTKLRSHVTGPVTDNPRCYPPPGVQSCPHELVQTSNVNKLLLLDASHNRLIACGSTSQGICQFLRLDDLFKLGEPHHRKEHYLSSVAEAGTMSGVVISPDLFGGGGKLFVGTPIDGKSEYFPTLSSRKLMSNEENADMFSFVYQDEFVSSQLKIPSDTLSKFPAFDIYYIYGFNSEQFVYYLTLQLDTQLTSPDASSEQFFTSKIVRLCVDDPKFYSYVEFPIGCTKDGVEYRLVQDAYLARPGTRLARSLGIPEHEEVLFTVFAQGQKNRAKPPKESALCLFTMRRIKEKIKERIQSCYRGEGKLSLPWLLNKELACINSPLQIDDDFCGQDFNQPLGGTTAIEGIPLYVDKDDGMTSVAAYDYRGHTVAFTGTRSGRMKKILVNSVTQPALLYENVVVSDGSPILRDLLFSPDHQYLYALTDKQVTRVPVESCEQYASCGACLGSGDPHCGWCVLHNVCSRKDRCERAEEPQRFTTRVEQCVRLSVQPDTVSVTMSEVQLELQTQNVPSLSAGVNCSFDDYVETEGRIYGGRIFCLSPSTKEVAPITQDQGDRRVIKLYLKSKETGKKFASVDFVFYNCSVHQSEADSQLNLQGEERESRARGRPAPRSA